A DNA window from Mycosarcoma maydis chromosome 12, whole genome shotgun sequence contains the following coding sequences:
- a CDS encoding survivin yields the protein MFSTDERLASFTVASSSASTSAAKKRQSAKAAPSPLQWPHPVTGRSAKTCNIPTPDTLAKYGFYHTPTSDAPDTVSHFLYADLQIAHWQPNDDPLSRLEQALPGNAWSRIFRSQQLACFDDDTNTWTWQTAELLPTSKDMIQARKESFGSQWPYDGKKGWKPTSKKLAEAGFYFTPTDLEPDNAKCVYCEKSLGGWEKSDDPVHEHRRRVPECAFFNCELRKALDEPVAAAEPTEIDDEVEEIPPAVVASKKGGKRAVSAATRKASAKASKGKKSTIAGAMELDQDNAEAPINATTGAATASQVSAHEEPLSETAIEEPAPVKKGGRKTRSVSTKKLAANTQFEEEGAEAAAAAAAIQEDQAAADALEQVVEAEPVVEEPIKTLSKKKSATGLGNGIATQASSSRPTRAASPALGRGSHRKLRRPDEEDLERRELALSDPDPIPVLTTPNVPVLESVTDPVVSVKPKGSRSKSKKLDQEALAPTQVSTEPQAELDIPIGQDAMHPIEDDTIIEHEDDEKAPEEELPVEEPKRRGGRAAKPGTRCAAAAAAAAKASSAGTRAKKASAKVTAVPCADLDAEERLDPTDAGGPIAFPSMSSEADAAPEHKRSSRTGTAPRKDSQTNFAFSASPSAAISTCKRSSVKSDSTASQVEAEMANTHRDAVDTDSDALSGKLPKTGSQATIRGQSGWSSATAAMSLSTGRTPLWHLPQLATLNLDESQRRMTLGDWLQMKADAAALEMRAEGEAQLEDLENQLRIGRIAIERRLRGRA from the exons ATGTTCTCAACAGACGAACGTTTGGCGTCCTTCACAGTCGCCTCTTCATCCGCATCAACCTcagctgccaagaagaggCAGTCCGCCAAAGCCGCGCCTTCACCATTACAATGGCCACATCCCGTCACTGGCCGGAGCGCCAAAACTTGCAACATCCCAACACCTGacacgctcgccaagtATGGCTTCTATCATACTCCTACATCCGACGCGCCCGACACCGTCTCTCATTTCCTCTATGCTGACCTTCAGATCGCCCATTGGCAACCCAACGACGATCCGCTTTCGCGACTTGAGCAAGCTCTGCCAGGCAACGCATGGTCTCGTATCTTTCGCAGTCAGCAACTCGCTTGctttgacgacgacacCAACACGTGGACATGGCAGACAGCAGAGCTTCTACCCACAAGTAAAGACATGATCCAAGCACGGAAGGAGTCATTCGGCTCTCAATGGCCCTATGATGGCAAGAAGGGCTGGAAGCCCACCAGCAAGAAACTCGCCGAAGCTGGCTTCTACTTTACTCCTACCGATCTTGAGCCCGACAATGCAAAGTGCGTCTACTGCGAAAAGTCCCTCGGCGGTTGGGAAAAGTCGGACGACCCTGTTCACGAGCACCGACGACGCGTCCCAGAATGCGCATTTTTCAACTGCGAGCTTCGCAAAGCTTTGGACGAGCCAGTTGCCGCTGCAGAGCCTACTGAAATCGACGACGAAGTAGAAGAGATTCCACCTGCAGTAGTAGCGTCCAAGAAGGGTGGCAAGCGTGCGGTTTCGGCAGCAACTCGTAAAGCATCCGCCAAGGCCTCCAAGGGCAAGAAATCTACCATCGCGGGTGCAATGgagctcgaccaagacaATGCCGAGGCACCGATCAATGCAACGACGGGTGCAGCGACCGCTTCGCAAGTGTCAGCACACGAGGAGCCACTGAGCGAGACTGCTATCGAGGAACCAGCACCGGTCAAGAAGGGAGGTCGCAAGACGCGCAGTGTCTCCACTAAAAAGCTCGCTGCGAACACACAATTCGAGGAAGAGggagcagaagcagcagcggcagcggcagcgatACAAGAAGATCAggcagctgcagatgcgCTTGAACAAGTGGTTGAAGCAGAACCCGTCGTTGAAGAACCGATCAAGACgctgagcaagaagaagagcgcgACTGGTCTAGGCAATGGAATCGCTACGCAAGCATCGTCCTCTCGCCCCACTCGAGCCGCTAGC CCTGCTCTCGGACGAGGGTCTCACCGCAAACTGAGGAGACCCGACGAGGAAGATCTTGAGAGACGCGAATTGGCGCTTTCCGATCCTGATCCGATCCCGGTGCTGACAACGCCGAACGTGCCTGTGTTAGAATCGGTAACAGATCCTGTAGTGTCAGTCAAGCCCAAAGGGAGCCGATCCAAGTCGAAGAAGCTTGATCAGGAGGCGTTGGCTCCCACGCAAGTCTCTACTGAGCCTCAAGCCGAGTTGGACATTCCGATAGGACAAGATGCGATGCACCCAATCGAGGACGacaccatcatcgagcacgaggacgacgagaaaGCACCAGAAGAAGAGTTGCCGGTGGAAGAGCCAAAGCGACGTGGTGGCCGTGCAGCCAAACCCGGTACAAGatgtgcagcagcagcagcagcagcagccaaagcgTCTTCAGCTGGGACGAGGGCCAAAAAAGCGTCAGCAAAGGTGACAGCGGTACCATGCGCGGATCTGGATGCAGAAGAACGACTTGATCCAACCGATGCGGGAGGGCCGATTGCGTTCCCATCGATGAGCTCTGAAGCCGACGCGGCGCCAGAGCATAAACGCTCTTCACGAACCGGAACAGCGCCTCGCAAGGACTCCCAAACCAATTTTGCATTCAGCGCGTCACCCTCTGCTGCCATTTCTACCTGCAAGCGTAGTTCGGTCAAGTCTGACTCAACTGCATCCCAAGTCGAGGCTGAGATGGCTAATACGCACCGAGACGCCGTCGACACGGACTCTGATGCGCTCTCGGGCAAGCTACCCAAGACTGGATCACAAGCAACCATCCGTGGCCAGTCTGGATGGTCATCTGCGACAGCGGCCATGTCATTGAGCACCGGCCGAACGCCACTTTGGCACTTGCCTCAACTAGCAACATTGAATTTGGACGAGTCACAGAGGAGAATGACCCTGGGTGATTGGCTTCAGATGAAAGCGGATGCAGCTGCGCTTGAGATGCGTGCGGAAGGTGAAGCACAGTTGGAGGATCTGGAGAATCAATTGCGAATTGGAAGGATTGCGATCGAGAGGCGGTTGCGGGGGCGCGCTTGA
- a CDS encoding putative methionine synthase, vitamin-b12 independent gives MSSSLSSSAALPTGDAPSSLVVNPPFRHAHVGSFLRPASIHAARADFAAGKIDAASLRQLEDREIAAHVSQLLSNNVQEITDGEFRREYFHLDFLKHISGISISKNTLEQKDGRAPPTLSVTGKLKHTHNIEVDNFKYLKSLVPQDAVKRIKITIPSPTMCHFRGGRAAISTQAYPDLDEFFADLAAVYRSEIDALYAAGCRYIQLDDTNLAYLTDATMRAQAEARGEDLSTLPHDYARLINASLATKPTDMVAAIHLCKGNFRSQFFAQGSDQGYNPIASVLFNELNVNAFFLEWEDERSGKDFSALTHLPENKLVVLGLVSSKFATLEDKQLLIHKLNDAAKHAKGGLNQLAISPQCGFSSTVHGNEITPQTQFDKLALCRDVAEHVWQDTV, from the coding sequence ATGTCTTCTTCTTTGAGCTCGTCCGCGGCGCTACCCACCGGTGATGCTCCTTCATCGCTGGTGGTCAACCCACCTTTCCGACATGCGCACGTGGGGTCATTCCTGCGTCCAGCTAGCATCCACGCTGCACGCGCCGATTTTGCAGCaggcaagatcgacgctgcatCTCTGCGACAGCTGGAAGATCGCGAGATCGCCGCGCACGTCTCGCAGTTACTCTCGAACAACGTACAGGAGATCACCGACGGCGAGTTTCGTCGCGAGTACTTTCATCTGGATTTCCTCAAACACATCTCTGGAATCAGTATCAGCAAGaacacgctcgagcagaaggACGGCCGTGCACCGCCCACGCTCAGCGTTACGGGCAAGCTGAAGCACACGCACAATATCGAGGTGGACAATTTCAAGTATCTCAAGAGTCTCGTCCCGCAAGACGCGGTCAAGCGGATCAAGATCACGATTCCTTCGCCGACCATGTGTCACTTCCGTGGTGGCAGGGCGGCGATCAGTACGCAAGCGTATCCGGATTTGGACGAGTTCTTCGCCGATCTAGCCGCGGTGTACAggagcgagatcgacgcgCTCTACGCTGCTGGTTGCAGGTACATCCAACTGGACGATACCAATTTGGCGTATCTGACGGACGCCACAATGCGCGCGCAGGCCGAAGCACGCGGCGAAGACCTCTCGACGCTTCCACACGACTATGCGCGTCTGATCAACGCGTCGCTCGCGACGAAACCCACCGACATGGTCGCCGCGATCCACCTGTGCAAGGGCAACTTCCGCAGCCAGTTCTTCGCGCAAGGCAGCGACCAAGGCTACAACCCTATCGCTTCAGTGCTATTCAACGAGCTCAACGTGAacgccttcttcctcgaaTGGGAAGATGAGCGCTCCGGAAAAGACTTTTCCGCTCTCACCCACCTCCCCGAAAACAaactcgtcgtcctcggtctcgtcaGCTCGAAATTCGCCACTCTGGAAGACAAACAGCTGCTCATACACAAACTCAACGACGCCGCCAAACACGCCAAAGGTGGCCTCAACCAGCTGGCTATCAGCCCGCAGTGCGGTTTCAGCTCCACCGTCCACGGAAACGAAATCACTCCACAGACCCAGTTTGACAAACTCGCTTTGTGCAGAGACGTCGCCGAGCACGTCTGGCAAGACACTGTCTAG
- a CDS encoding uncharacterized protein (related to NAD(P)H-dependent oxidoreductase), producing MSLCASTLFDLTGKVALVTGGGTGLGLFAALALASNGATVYISGRRKAKLDEAVSHYSTQIGSTGKLIAVQGDVSSQNELASIASTIKCSYGKLHILVNNAGVEGPVTKIARQSVAHLSAAELSEAHLTCETFEQWDNLFRINTSSIFFSTMTFLPLLSASHDHSWTSSVINITSISGIVKLSQSHYAYNASKAAANHLTQMLSHELRFRTNLGVRVNAIAPGLFSTEMTSGGKSDKGKTSADDVTAHENPAARVGTEHEYAQLVLLLAANGFMTGQIVAVDGGFMTAVAANR from the coding sequence ATGTCTCTGTGCGCATCTACGCTTTTCGATCTGACTGGAAAAGTGGCACTCGTCACAGGAGGAGGTACAGGGCTCGGTCTGTTCGCCGCTCTCGCACTCGCGTCCAACGGCGCTACGGTCTACATCAGCGGACGACGTAAAGCCAAGCTTGACGAAGCAGTATCGCACTATTCGACACAGATCGGCTCAACGGGAAAGCTTATCGCTGTTCAAGGTGATGTATCGTCGCAAAATGAGCTTgcttcgatcgcctcgacgATCAAGTGTTCGTATGGCAAGCTTCACATCCTCGTCAACAATGCCGGTGTGGAAGGACCAGTGACCAAGATTGCGCGCCAATCCGTTGCGCATCTCAGCGCTGCGGAGCTCTCCGAGGCACATTTGACTTGCGAGACGTTCGAACAATGGGACAACCTGTTTCGGATCAACACTAGCAGCATCTTCTTTTCCACCATGACGTTCCTACCACTGCTCAGCGCTTCGCACGACCACAGCTGGACAAGCAGCGTGATCAACATCACTTCGATCTCGGGTATCGTGAAGCTGAGTCAATCGCACTACGCCTACAATGCGAGCAAAGCGGCTGCCAACCACCTCACGCAGATGCTCTCGCACGAACTACGCTTCCGCACCAACCTCGGCGTCAGAGTCAACGCCATAGCTCCCGGACTCTTCTCCACGGAAATGACGAGCGGCGGCAAGAGCGACAAGGGAAAAACTAGTGCAGACGACGTCACCGCCCATGAAAATCCGGCAGCCAGAGTAGGCACTGAACACGAGTACGCCCAGCTTGTACTCCTCCTCGCAGCAAACGGCTTCATGACCGGCCAAATCGTAGCCGTCGATGGTGGCTTCATGACCGCCGTCGCTGCTAACCGCTAA